In Pleurocapsa sp. PCC 7319, the following are encoded in one genomic region:
- a CDS encoding pentapeptide repeat-containing protein — translation MVNKKCYASLKRGVEYWNKWRKNNLHIQLDLKGANLSGKLLMGINFTGVDLAGATLVKTKFNGANLDGANLTEANLTNANLTGASLIGATLTAANLIKTNHRSADFVGANLSLADLAEADLRVVDFTAADLAGANFSQANLNSANFLGANLADTNFRLAQLNKTDFKNANLTRASFHKADLTRANLEQTNLRKTNLVQANLQQANLFQADLDEANLREANLTQANLSKSNLTKSCLAGADLSQANLTRANLTKANLRQANLIKANLTQANLLQTHAWGGNFNRCQLSGACLEELQINSQSSFERVICQYLYLKSAQRRRRPKNIHKNLTSEEFKLIIQDLHGSTSIIFNGEIDWAIFRYTLRKLKRKYHAQTIEIRAIEFISNHRLLVKIKVFPGSEVNAIKQYFCRKYESLLPTKN, via the coding sequence ATGGTCAACAAGAAATGCTACGCTTCCTTGAAACGTGGTGTCGAATATTGGAATAAGTGGAGAAAAAATAATTTACATATTCAGCTCGATCTTAAAGGAGCTAACTTGAGCGGCAAACTGTTGATGGGAATCAATTTTACGGGAGTCGATCTTGCGGGTGCAACCTTAGTCAAAACTAAATTTAATGGAGCTAATTTGGATGGGGCTAACCTAACCGAAGCTAATTTAACCAATGCCAATCTAACAGGAGCTAGTTTAATTGGAGCAACTTTAACTGCTGCCAATCTGATCAAAACTAATCATAGAAGCGCCGATTTTGTCGGGGCTAATTTAAGTCTTGCTGATTTAGCCGAAGCAGATTTGAGAGTAGTAGATTTTACTGCCGCCGATTTGGCTGGAGCTAATTTTAGTCAGGCTAATCTCAATAGTGCAAATTTTTTGGGAGCAAATTTGGCTGATACCAATTTTAGACTAGCACAGCTCAACAAAACTGATTTTAAAAATGCTAATTTGACTCGAGCTAGTTTCCATAAAGCTGATTTAACTCGAGCTAATTTAGAACAAACTAATCTGAGAAAGACCAACTTAGTTCAAGCTAACTTACAACAAGCAAATTTGTTTCAGGCAGATTTAGATGAAGCCAACCTCCGTGAAGCTAATTTGACTCAGGCCAATCTTTCTAAATCTAATTTAACGAAATCTTGTTTAGCAGGGGCAGATCTCAGCCAAGCTAATTTAACTCGAGCCAATTTGACCAAAGCAAACCTTCGTCAAGCTAATTTAATCAAAGCTAATTTAACTCAGGCTAATCTGCTGCAAACCCACGCCTGGGGAGGTAATTTTAATCGGTGTCAATTATCAGGAGCCTGTTTAGAGGAGTTACAAATCAACTCTCAATCAAGCTTTGAACGGGTAATTTGTCAGTATCTTTACTTAAAATCAGCTCAAAGACGCCGTCGCCCCAAAAACATCCACAAAAACTTGACTTCCGAAGAGTTTAAGCTAATCATCCAAGATTTACATGGTTCAACTAGCATCATCTTTAATGGTGAAATTGACTGGGCTATTTTCCGTTATACCTTAAGAAAATTAAAGCGCAAATATCATGCCCAAACAATTGAAATTAGAGCAATTGAATTTATCTCTAATCATCGGCTTTTAGTCAAGATTAAAGTATTTCCTGGCTCAGAAGTTAATGCTATCAAACAGTATTTTTGCCGTAAGTATGAGTCGCTCTTGCCTACTAAAAACTAA
- a CDS encoding tetratricopeptide repeat protein: protein MSHTIGHLKQDNQQSNSNSNLSRANQDSPQPEDKKSKSTSALTDADYEFLFNQLLEGIAHGWHDKRIAKFFHQLGDRGQQQKWVAWLIRLRIKLLTMPIPSKRQLGTMMIRLAELTQFTSEVDQIGAICNQIGRELLFGSTEDIVWEYVGSDLVMDSTEEEMDSAEEETEERLSERLPTDFSQLGSTTNEDRETETSSERVEEDTLQNQEIESSPALTSELSLPNPPLEHQENLEQTSDLDSEDTDLNLSDSFEIVEPKPVEDSLSSVDDDIEQDPQETVAVDVHQVMNLIQEDEELAQQISQKLNVSLIKLDNLALETVEQSPKISTNELDQSSVELIESWFNLGLKQVSAGEFLKAISSWEKALRINPNLSEAWHNRGSALGRLGKYKEAVESFQRALTIEPGNYQAWNDRAHALYQMQQWLEAVNSWDNAIKIMPGNHLFWYNRGCALEQLEDWNKSILSYEKSLEIKPDFQPARSRYINLVADNSRSN from the coding sequence ATGAGTCATACGATTGGGCACCTCAAGCAAGACAACCAACAGTCAAACTCTAACTCTAACTTATCTCGGGCGAATCAAGACTCACCTCAGCCTGAGGACAAAAAATCAAAATCAACTTCTGCCTTGACTGATGCAGACTATGAATTTTTGTTCAATCAGCTATTAGAAGGTATTGCCCATGGTTGGCATGACAAAAGAATTGCTAAATTTTTTCATCAGTTGGGCGATCGTGGACAACAGCAAAAATGGGTTGCTTGGCTCATCCGCCTAAGAATCAAGTTGCTGACCATGCCAATCCCTTCTAAGCGCCAACTGGGAACAATGATGATCCGTTTGGCAGAACTAACTCAATTTACCTCTGAAGTAGACCAAATTGGTGCCATTTGCAATCAGATTGGACGAGAATTATTATTTGGCAGTACAGAAGATATAGTTTGGGAATATGTTGGTTCAGATTTGGTGATGGATTCTACTGAGGAAGAAATGGATTCTGCTGAGGAAGAAACAGAGGAGAGGTTATCAGAGAGATTACCTACTGATTTTTCTCAACTGGGTTCAACTACCAATGAGGACCGAGAAACCGAAACATCTTCAGAAAGAGTAGAAGAGGATACTCTCCAAAATCAAGAAATAGAAAGCTCTCCAGCTTTGACTTCAGAACTATCATTGCCAAACCCACCACTAGAGCATCAAGAGAATCTGGAGCAAACAAGCGATCTTGACTCAGAAGACACTGATTTAAATTTATCAGATTCGTTTGAAATTGTAGAACCTAAGCCAGTAGAAGATAGTTTATCATCCGTGGACGACGATATAGAACAAGATCCACAAGAGACAGTAGCTGTTGATGTGCATCAGGTGATGAACTTAATTCAAGAAGATGAAGAATTAGCTCAACAAATATCACAAAAACTTAATGTTTCTCTAATTAAGTTAGATAATTTAGCCTTAGAAACTGTTGAGCAGTCACCAAAAATTTCGACTAATGAACTGGATCAGTCTAGTGTAGAATTAATCGAAAGCTGGTTTAATTTAGGGCTAAAGCAAGTGAGTGCCGGAGAGTTCCTCAAAGCGATCTCCTCTTGGGAAAAGGCTTTGAGAATCAATCCCAATTTATCAGAAGCTTGGCATAATCGAGGTAGCGCTTTGGGTCGATTGGGCAAATATAAAGAGGCTGTGGAATCTTTTCAACGAGCTTTAACTATAGAACCTGGCAATTATCAAGCTTGGAATGATCGCGCTCACGCCTTATATCAAATGCAACAATGGTTAGAAGCAGTTAATAGTTGGGATAATGCAATTAAAATAATGCCAGGAAATCATTTATTCTGGTACAATCGCGGCTGTGCCCTGGAACAACTAGAAGATTGGAATAAATCTATTCTTAGTTATGAAAAATCATTAGAAATCAAGCCAGATTTTCAACCAGCACGTTCGCGATATATTAACCTAGTAGCAGATAACTCTCGTTCAAATTAG
- a CDS encoding SPOR domain-containing protein: protein MSSKNLNEQNDRSQKKNSASNPNLKSSIVHKPFPTGTVNIFNPHRSQSSKSNEGLNVPKLFLNAELEDEIPQSTVPQTDIDFSEVEYRDGNWSDSLLSPWGISAIAIIFFTNLVSGAMIWRNSRTVAASDKDTVSVSTVGNTNLTRKEFMPLNLSTLSMFKTAEDKSVEDSPAALTPIPPALAPLNNVTALSSINPQYYYVLSEYTGDRSLSIVRQKTKQVSLVNLPQGVFIYLGAFTDKDRANEFVSQLKKENFPAYLYPLD, encoded by the coding sequence ATGTCTTCTAAGAACTTGAATGAGCAAAATGATCGCTCTCAAAAGAAAAATTCGGCAAGCAACCCTAATTTAAAATCTAGTATTGTTCATAAACCATTTCCTACGGGAACGGTTAATATTTTTAATCCCCATAGAAGTCAATCTAGTAAATCTAATGAGGGGCTCAACGTACCGAAATTATTTTTAAATGCCGAACTAGAAGACGAAATACCACAATCTACTGTCCCCCAAACAGATATAGATTTTTCTGAAGTAGAGTATCGTGACGGAAATTGGAGCGACAGTTTACTTAGCCCTTGGGGGATTAGTGCGATCGCTATTATTTTTTTCACTAATCTAGTTTCAGGTGCCATGATCTGGCGCAATTCCCGAACAGTAGCCGCATCAGACAAAGATACCGTTTCAGTTTCTACTGTCGGCAATACTAATTTGACGAGGAAAGAATTCATGCCTCTCAACCTGAGTACCTTAAGTATGTTCAAAACTGCCGAAGATAAATCCGTTGAAGATTCCCCAGCAGCCCTCACCCCAATTCCTCCTGCTTTGGCTCCTTTGAATAACGTCACTGCTTTATCGTCAATTAATCCTCAATACTACTACGTACTATCGGAATATACTGGCGATCGCTCTTTGTCGATAGTAAGACAAAAAACTAAGCAAGTTTCCTTGGTAAACTTGCCTCAAGGAGTGTTTATTTACTTAGGTGCTTTTACTGATAAAGATCGAGCAAATGAATTTGTGTCACAGTTAAAGAAAGAAAATTTTCCCGCTTATCTTTATCCGTTAGATTAA
- a CDS encoding tetratricopeptide repeat protein — protein sequence MPTLPDSTSANSLNSDMRSLTLLKSSAHLDQPTNQQKKTIAQIYSQQARLYFQEQNWHKAIVACKNALEIAPDTADAYKILGNILQFQGRKAEALGVYAKALQINPNSAAIYANLGSFYAQQQDWQQAVDYFQQAVIIDPNLAGAYRSLAKIWEELGDTNKALECLCQAVNLEPKTLTPEEYFDFGQQLYQQGKIKEASIFYTQGVKLRPNAEQELARLVKILEELEEWQQAVAYYHQLTSLTQAVGGNRPRITKVNKPISNLLSRSQSKFPSKNTLSFTGGQSPISRSGAAKPIANNPQQQTSSSSISLPKAAAPQLLPKVSLEKSSTSAQLPSQLPSKTSKATNIAIQNSQVTTEAKQPNSAVAWNNLGSLYAQKKQWSKAISCYQEALQLDPKFSKIHRNLARVYTKLGKPEKANHYWYEAFTLKPDQIKPEEYFSLAKNLWRHQQLEKAIDCLRRAVQLKPNYDQAYLMLSKIFESLGKHQEAKAYYLQIAKNNS from the coding sequence ATGCCTACCTTGCCAGATAGCACTTCAGCTAATTCCTTAAACTCTGATATGCGATCGTTGACACTGCTTAAATCATCCGCTCACCTCGATCAACCAACTAATCAGCAAAAAAAGACAATTGCCCAGATTTATTCTCAACAGGCAAGGCTGTATTTTCAAGAGCAGAATTGGCATAAGGCGATCGTCGCTTGTAAAAATGCTCTGGAAATTGCTCCGGATACTGCAGATGCATATAAGATATTAGGTAATATATTACAGTTCCAAGGTAGAAAAGCCGAAGCTCTAGGAGTATATGCCAAAGCACTACAGATTAATCCTAATTCAGCAGCAATATACGCCAATTTAGGGAGCTTTTACGCTCAACAGCAAGATTGGCAGCAAGCCGTTGATTATTTTCAACAGGCTGTAATTATAGATCCTAATTTAGCAGGAGCCTATCGTAGCTTAGCGAAGATTTGGGAGGAATTGGGAGATACAAACAAAGCTTTGGAATGTTTATGTCAAGCTGTCAATTTGGAGCCAAAAACTTTGACTCCGGAAGAGTATTTTGACTTTGGTCAGCAGTTATATCAGCAAGGAAAAATTAAAGAAGCTAGTATTTTTTATACTCAAGGAGTTAAACTGCGTCCCAATGCAGAACAGGAGTTAGCTCGTCTAGTTAAGATCTTAGAAGAGCTTGAGGAATGGCAACAAGCAGTAGCCTATTATCATCAGCTAACTTCATTGACTCAAGCTGTTGGCGGTAATCGTCCACGTATAACCAAAGTCAATAAACCAATTAGTAATTTATTGTCTCGCTCACAGTCGAAATTTCCCTCCAAAAATACTCTCTCATTTACTGGTGGACAAAGCCCTATTTCAAGAAGCGGAGCCGCAAAACCAATCGCCAATAATCCTCAGCAACAAACCTCATCATCATCTATATCATTACCTAAAGCTGCTGCTCCTCAATTATTACCAAAAGTTAGCTTAGAAAAGAGTTCCACCTCGGCTCAGCTACCATCTCAACTCCCTTCCAAGACCTCCAAGGCGACTAATATTGCCATACAAAACTCTCAGGTAACTACTGAAGCAAAGCAACCAAATTCAGCAGTTGCTTGGAATAATTTAGGCAGTCTGTATGCCCAGAAAAAGCAGTGGTCAAAAGCAATCAGCTGTTACCAGGAAGCACTCCAACTTGATCCCAAGTTTAGTAAAATTCATCGTAATTTAGCCAGAGTTTACACTAAACTGGGAAAGCCAGAAAAAGCCAATCACTATTGGTATGAAGCCTTTACTTTAAAACCAGATCAGATAAAACCTGAAGAATATTTCAGTTTGGCCAAGAATTTGTGGCGACATCAACAATTAGAGAAGGCAATCGACTGTTTGCGCCGTGCAGTACAATTGAAGCCTAATTATGACCAAGCTTATCTAATGTTGAGCAAGATATTTGAAAGCCTAGGAAAACATCAAGAAGCAAAAGCTTACTATCTGCAAATAGCTAAAAACAATAGCTAG
- a CDS encoding DNA polymerase III subunit gamma/tau yields MPYEPLHHKYRPQTFKDLVGQQTIALTLSNALKQEKIAPAYLFTGPRGTGKTSSARILAKSLNCLAISQPTPEPCGQCEACKAISNGTALDVMEIDAASNTGVDNIREIIERSRFAPVQCRYKIYVIDECHMLSTAAFNALLKTLEEPPPRVVFILATTDPQRVLSTIISRCQRFDYRRIPLAEMIAHLQYIAEAENIAIADEAITLIAQIANGGLRDAESLLDQLSLLPEKISVAKVWDLIGAVPEQDLLNLIREIRNNLPIKILQQCRNLLDRGREPLVVLQNLASFYLNLLIAKTAPQHTDLVAVTETCWQELCIEATNWDTALILRGQQHLKEAETQLKHTTQPRLWLEVTLLGLLSGNNLPVVTAQSQIVVKQPVADAPKPAKPNHTNNNGAKAQLLNGASGQNHVPLANTTPSPASPLQTTSIPVKVVNQQELTSERSAIDQRNQTTTKVPINDLVNSSQSSEPVIEPELKKTPPSYAPIVNENISNQELWNKIVSCLHPPTTQALLKQQCHLVTFDGSSAIVGISSSKLQKLHQGKVANIEAAFAQVCQHKIKVQLEVANPRNTLANNSLVSIDRHDPISHIPERNQNVNHIPSSVNNDQLAQSPAEHTEVIKQKLPTQKQASQTSESNSSSVKSWTSISNLDHDSAPSVSKISALPSLDVSDTENKTIVTPEVIVERDLNQDYTDDNLQQAIDNLTHSFEGELVQLESTQSHFFESSEESEQLDTSRTSTNRPNVEDYDDVW; encoded by the coding sequence ATGCCTTACGAACCTCTTCACCATAAGTATCGACCACAAACTTTTAAAGATTTAGTTGGTCAACAAACGATCGCCCTAACTTTAAGTAATGCTCTAAAACAAGAAAAAATCGCTCCAGCATATTTATTTACCGGACCTAGGGGAACGGGTAAAACCTCTAGTGCCAGAATTTTAGCAAAATCTCTGAATTGTTTAGCTATTAGTCAACCCACTCCTGAACCTTGTGGTCAGTGTGAAGCTTGTAAGGCGATCTCCAATGGTACGGCATTAGATGTGATGGAAATTGATGCTGCCAGCAATACTGGGGTCGATAATATTCGCGAAATTATTGAGCGATCGCGATTTGCTCCCGTTCAGTGTCGTTATAAAATTTATGTCATTGATGAATGCCATATGCTCAGTACGGCAGCGTTTAATGCTCTGCTGAAGACTTTAGAAGAACCCCCACCAAGAGTTGTCTTTATTTTGGCAACCACCGATCCACAACGAGTTCTCTCCACAATTATTTCCCGTTGTCAACGGTTTGATTATCGCCGTATTCCCTTGGCAGAGATGATTGCCCATTTGCAATATATTGCTGAAGCCGAAAACATTGCGATCGCCGATGAAGCAATAACTTTAATTGCTCAAATTGCTAATGGTGGCTTAAGAGATGCAGAAAGCCTCTTAGATCAATTGAGTTTATTACCAGAAAAAATTTCCGTAGCCAAAGTTTGGGACTTGATTGGTGCTGTACCAGAACAGGATTTATTAAACCTGATCAGAGAAATAAGAAACAACTTACCGATCAAGATCTTACAACAGTGTCGAAATCTATTAGATCGAGGACGAGAACCCTTAGTAGTGTTACAAAACTTAGCTAGTTTCTATCTCAATCTACTAATTGCCAAAACTGCTCCACAACATACTGATCTAGTGGCAGTAACGGAAACTTGCTGGCAAGAATTATGTATAGAAGCAACTAATTGGGATACGGCGCTAATTTTAAGAGGACAACAACACCTTAAAGAGGCAGAAACTCAATTAAAACATACAACTCAACCTCGTTTATGGTTAGAAGTAACTTTATTAGGGTTACTGTCTGGTAATAATTTACCTGTTGTTACTGCCCAGTCTCAAATTGTAGTTAAGCAACCAGTAGCAGATGCCCCAAAACCAGCAAAACCAAATCATACTAACAATAATGGAGCTAAGGCTCAATTACTCAACGGAGCATCTGGTCAAAATCATGTTCCGCTAGCTAATACTACTCCATCTCCAGCGAGTCCTCTTCAGACTACTTCTATTCCTGTAAAAGTCGTCAACCAACAAGAACTTACCAGCGAGCGTTCTGCTATTGATCAGAGAAACCAAACTACGACTAAAGTTCCCATAAATGATTTGGTAAACAGCTCTCAATCTTCAGAGCCAGTCATTGAGCCAGAACTGAAGAAAACTCCGCCAAGTTATGCACCTATAGTCAATGAAAATATTTCTAATCAAGAGCTTTGGAACAAGATTGTCAGTTGTCTGCACCCACCAACAACTCAGGCGTTATTAAAACAGCAATGTCATCTAGTGACCTTTGATGGCTCAAGTGCCATTGTAGGTATTAGTTCTAGCAAACTACAGAAACTACATCAAGGAAAAGTCGCTAATATTGAAGCAGCATTTGCTCAAGTTTGTCAGCATAAAATCAAAGTTCAGTTAGAAGTAGCAAACCCGAGAAATACCTTAGCTAACAATTCTCTAGTATCAATAGATAGACATGATCCTATCTCTCACATACCTGAACGCAATCAAAATGTCAACCATATTCCATCATCAGTAAACAATGATCAGCTTGCCCAGTCTCCAGCAGAGCATACGGAAGTCATCAAACAAAAATTGCCAACTCAGAAGCAAGCATCGCAGACTAGTGAATCGAATTCATCTTCAGTCAAGTCGTGGACATCAATTAGCAATTTAGATCATGATTCTGCGCCTTCAGTCAGCAAAATATCTGCTCTACCATCTCTTGACGTATCTGACACTGAAAATAAGACTATAGTTACCCCAGAAGTAATTGTTGAGCGAGATTTAAATCAGGATTATACGGATGATAATCTTCAGCAGGCGATAGACAACCTAACTCACAGTTTTGAAGGGGAATTGGTTCAATTAGAAAGTACTCAGAGCCATTTTTTTGAATCTTCAGAAGAATCTGAACAATTAGATACAAGCAGAACAAGCACTAATAGACCGAATGTGGAGGATTATGATGATGTTTGGTAA
- a CDS encoding PspA/IM30 family protein: MGLFDRLSRVVRANINDLVSKAEDPEKVLEQAVIDMQEDLVQLRQAVARAIATQKRTEQQYNKNQSEANTWQQRAQLALSKGDENLAREALVRKKSFSDTATSLKTQLDQQSSQVTTLKRSLIALESKISEAKTKKDMLRARANAAKANKQLQDSMSSINTSSAMGAFERMEDKVMQLEAESETAAELGGTGIEQQFAALEAGSGVDDELAAMKAQLSGASPAQEALPASDSTTSTPQDAVIDAELDELRSQLDK; encoded by the coding sequence ATGGGATTATTTGATCGCCTTAGCCGAGTTGTTCGAGCCAATATTAACGATCTAGTTAGCAAAGCCGAAGATCCAGAGAAAGTTCTGGAACAAGCTGTCATTGATATGCAAGAGGATTTGGTACAGCTACGTCAAGCTGTTGCCAGAGCGATCGCCACTCAAAAACGTACCGAGCAACAATACAATAAAAATCAGTCTGAAGCAAATACTTGGCAGCAAAGAGCACAATTAGCTCTTTCTAAAGGTGATGAAAATTTAGCGCGGGAAGCACTTGTACGCAAAAAGTCATTTAGTGATACTGCTACTAGTTTAAAAACTCAGTTAGATCAGCAAAGCAGTCAGGTAACAACTCTTAAACGTAGCCTAATTGCTTTGGAGAGCAAAATTTCTGAAGCTAAAACTAAGAAAGATATGCTCCGAGCCAGAGCTAATGCAGCTAAAGCTAATAAACAATTACAAGATTCCATGAGTAGCATTAATACTAGTAGTGCTATGGGCGCATTTGAGCGTATGGAAGACAAGGTAATGCAGCTAGAAGCAGAATCGGAAACTGCCGCAGAATTAGGTGGCACTGGTATCGAACAACAGTTTGCAGCCTTAGAGGCTGGTAGTGGCGTTGATGATGAACTAGCAGCTATGAAAGCCCAATTATCTGGAGCTTCTCCTGCTCAGGAAGCTTTACCTGCCTCAGATTCCACGACTTCTACTCCACAAGATGCAGTAATTGATGCTGAATTAGACGAACTACGTTCTCAACTTGATAAATAA
- a CDS encoding LL-diaminopimelate aminotransferase, translating into MQFARRLQSLDRNVFADMDRAKTQARNLGREIIDLSLGSSDLPVVEPTLKIIETSLRDPSTHGYLLHAGTKDFRVAAAHWYFQRFGITVDPEREVLQLIGSQEGTAHLPLAILNPGDVALLLDPGYPSHAGGVYLAGGEIYPMPLLATNNFLPQFEDIPATVLAKSKMMVLSYPHNPTTAIAPFAFFHQAVSFCRQHNLVLVHDFPYVDLVFTEQTDIAPSILQADPQKELSIEFFTLSKSYNMGGFRIGYAIGNSSLIQALRQIKAVVDFNQYRGILNGAIAALSGSQKSVVQTVATFKHRRDIFIQALNEIGWQVTSPQATMYIWAKLPSLWQDNSIEFCTQLVTTTGVAASPGAGFGQAGEGYVRFALVKEPEILRQAAAKIHKFLQAPI; encoded by the coding sequence ATGCAATTTGCTAGACGTTTACAAAGTCTCGATCGTAATGTGTTTGCCGATATGGATCGTGCCAAAACTCAAGCCAGAAACTTGGGTAGAGAAATTATCGATTTATCTTTGGGGTCATCGGATTTACCCGTAGTCGAACCCACCCTCAAGATCATTGAAACCTCCCTGAGAGATCCCTCCACCCACGGTTATCTACTTCACGCTGGCACCAAAGATTTTCGAGTCGCAGCAGCCCATTGGTACTTTCAAAGGTTTGGCATCACTGTCGATCCCGAAAGGGAAGTCTTACAGTTAATCGGTTCTCAGGAGGGTACTGCCCACTTACCTCTAGCAATTCTCAATCCTGGAGATGTGGCACTGCTGTTAGATCCTGGTTATCCTTCCCATGCAGGGGGAGTGTATTTAGCAGGAGGCGAAATTTATCCCATGCCCTTATTAGCAACCAATAATTTTTTGCCTCAATTTGAAGATATCCCTGCTACTGTATTGGCTAAGTCTAAAATGATGGTACTTAGTTATCCTCATAACCCGACAACGGCGATCGCCCCCTTCGCTTTTTTTCATCAGGCAGTCAGCTTTTGTCGTCAACATAATTTAGTCTTGGTTCACGATTTCCCTTATGTCGATTTAGTGTTTACCGAGCAGACAGATATTGCCCCTTCTATTCTGCAAGCCGATCCTCAAAAAGAACTGAGTATCGAATTTTTTACCCTTTCCAAGTCTTATAACATGGGCGGTTTTCGCATTGGATATGCGATCGGTAATAGCTCTTTAATTCAGGCTCTGAGACAGATCAAAGCCGTAGTTGATTTTAATCAGTATCGTGGCATTTTAAATGGTGCGATCGCCGCCCTATCAGGCTCACAAAAATCTGTTGTCCAAACCGTGGCAACCTTCAAGCATCGCCGAGATATTTTTATTCAGGCACTGAACGAAATCGGCTGGCAAGTGACATCACCCCAAGCCACGATGTATATCTGGGCAAAACTCCCCTCTCTTTGGCAAGATAACTCTATCGAATTCTGTACCCAACTTGTAACAACAACTGGAGTGGCTGCATCACCAGGGGCTGGATTTGGTCAAGCAGGAGAAGGCTATGTTCGCTTTGCTTTAGTCAAAGAGCCAGAAATATTGCGCCAGGCAGCAGCAAAAATACATAAGTTTCTGCAAGCACCAATTTGA
- the larE gene encoding ATP-dependent sacrificial sulfur transferase LarE, translating to MSEQKLEQLKNLFQEMEQALIAYSGGVDSTLVAKIAHDVLGDRALAITAVSPSLLPEELIDAQTQAAQIGIKHEVVETHEMENPNYTSNPVNRCYFCKSELHDTLKPLAIERGYPYVVDGVNADDLQDYRPGIQAAKERGARSPLAEIGVSKAEVREISRSLGLPWWDKPAQPCLSSRFPYGEAITVTKLQRVGRAEIYLRQLGYQNLRVRSQADTAKIELPAVEISQFVQQVDLPKLVKTFQELGFLYVTLDLEGYRSGKLNQVLQ from the coding sequence ATGAGCGAGCAGAAATTAGAACAGTTAAAAAATCTCTTTCAAGAAATGGAACAGGCTTTAATTGCTTATTCTGGAGGAGTAGACAGTACTTTAGTAGCCAAAATTGCCCATGATGTTTTGGGCGATCGCGCTTTAGCTATCACCGCCGTATCTCCTTCTCTGCTGCCAGAAGAATTAATTGATGCTCAAACCCAAGCGGCACAGATTGGTATTAAACACGAGGTAGTAGAAACTCATGAAATGGAAAATCCTAACTATACTTCTAATCCCGTAAACCGTTGCTATTTTTGCAAGAGTGAACTCCACGATACTCTCAAGCCTCTTGCTATCGAGCGTGGTTATCCCTATGTTGTTGATGGAGTAAATGCTGACGATCTACAAGACTATCGTCCTGGTATCCAAGCTGCTAAAGAAAGAGGAGCGCGATCGCCTTTAGCTGAAATAGGAGTTAGCAAAGCGGAAGTGAGAGAAATTTCTCGTAGCTTGGGATTGCCTTGGTGGGACAAACCCGCTCAACCCTGTCTTAGCTCTCGTTTTCCTTACGGTGAAGCAATTACAGTCACCAAACTACAACGGGTAGGCAGGGCGGAAATTTATCTCCGTCAGTTAGGCTATCAGAATTTAAGGGTACGCTCCCAAGCAGACACCGCTAAAATTGAATTACCTGCTGTAGAAATCTCCCAGTTTGTGCAACAGGTTGATTTACCCAAACTAGTCAAAACTTTTCAAGAATTGGGCTTTTTATATGTGACTCTCGATCTAGAGGGTTATCGTAGTGGCAAACTAAATCAAGTGCTACAATAA